A single genomic interval of Lewinellaceae bacterium harbors:
- a CDS encoding DUF1080 domain-containing protein, translating to MSTVFFALIAFWGAIFSWPDPQQDGWEPLLDSGLTKWENYLSYRHKIDYNGKVPVDDEGHEIAPIGYNKDETHVFSVIQSPEGPILRVSGEIYGCLFSKKSYKNYHLTMQVKWGDTKYVSRLDKLKDSGILYHSIGKAGVEYWRSWMLSQEFQVMEGHMGDFWCQANSAIDIRSYLPEGNMNSVADISQPFHPFKSGSESFCMRSCNRESPDGEWTTLDLICFEGKSIHIVNGHVVMVLQNSRYITPDGEEVPMIEGKIQLQSEAAEVFYRDIRIKPLTELPDEYQALYGDD from the coding sequence ATGAGCACGGTGTTTTTTGCCTTAATTGCCTTTTGGGGTGCAATCTTTTCATGGCCGGATCCTCAACAAGATGGCTGGGAGCCACTACTGGACTCCGGACTGACAAAATGGGAGAATTACTTAAGTTATCGCCATAAAATCGACTACAACGGGAAGGTACCTGTCGACGACGAGGGCCATGAAATAGCCCCGATTGGGTACAACAAAGACGAGACACATGTATTCTCGGTCATACAGAGCCCGGAAGGGCCCATTTTGCGGGTGAGCGGTGAAATCTACGGATGCCTTTTTTCCAAAAAATCCTATAAAAACTATCACCTGACGATGCAGGTTAAATGGGGAGATACCAAATACGTGTCCCGCCTGGATAAACTGAAGGACTCGGGCATCCTCTACCATTCCATTGGCAAAGCTGGGGTCGAATACTGGCGGTCCTGGATGCTATCCCAGGAATTCCAGGTGATGGAAGGGCATATGGGTGATTTCTGGTGCCAAGCCAATTCAGCCATTGACATCCGGTCTTACCTACCGGAAGGGAACATGAATTCGGTCGCAGATATCAGCCAACCATTCCACCCGTTCAAGTCGGGTTCCGAGTCTTTTTGCATGCGTTCCTGCAATCGCGAAAGCCCGGATGGGGAATGGACCACACTGGATCTGATTTGTTTCGAGGGCAAGAGTATCCACATCGTAAACGGGCATGTGGTGATGGTCCTGCAAAACTCCCGCTACATCACTCCGGATGGAGAGGAGGTGCCCATGATCGAAGGCAAAATCCAGCTCCAGAGTGAAGCTGCGGAGGTCTTCTACCGGGATATCCGCATCAAACCATTGACCGAGTTACCTGATGAATACCAGGCGCTGTATGGCGATGATTAA
- the lon gene encoding endopeptidase La codes for MEENEYHEVEESQNKPLLAGKVLPGNLNIIPLFKRPIFPGIVIPMLIDRKEDIESVQNALDKDNGNVGLVYVKDQVGDEIEYYDLGTIFHVFRSNPMPNGNLQILGQAVKRFRKKRISLVVPRLRWEVTYYTDPEDKPGTELKAYMLAISTQVKELLQLNPTFKEQVNQLVSQLNYDTPGLTMDLISNLLTTDSDDLQLLLEKIDLQERAEFLMELLREEYEVAKIQQKINDQINEKVQEQQREFFLREQLSAIKKELGLEKDETENEVEQLREKLAGKKLPAEAQKVVDEEIQKMQVLNPQSPEYNVTRNYLLLIADLPWGVYSQDSVDIKKARRILDRDHYGLQDVKDRILEYLSTIIKRGRIGGSIICLVGPPGVGKTSIGKSIASALNRKFFRFSVGGMRDEAEIKGHRRTYIGAMPGKIIQSLKRVETANPVIMLDEIDKIGMSFQGDPASALLEVLDPEQNQEFMDHYLDIPFDLSNVLFVTTANQLDTIPGPLLDRMEVIRLSGYIMEEKVEIARKYLVPKQLEAHGFKRNEITFTKTALKYIIDNYAREAGVRNLEKAIRRIIRKATLALAEGQEADLHIDKEDVEKFLGKPIFHTEQLYDKPIPGVVLGLAYTSFGGATLYIEAAAIKSARSGFKQTGQLGSVMQESSEIAYSYVRSLLSHDERYSKFFDENFIHLHVPAGATPKDGPSAGVTMALALYSLAVNKAVKPGIAMTGELSLTGKVLPIGGVQEKSIAAKRVGIKELIFPLENKNDFDTLPDYVKKGLKVHFAGHFSDLLDVAFRGKPPVTS; via the coding sequence ATGGAAGAAAACGAATACCACGAAGTAGAGGAATCACAGAACAAACCATTGCTGGCGGGGAAGGTATTGCCAGGTAACCTGAACATCATCCCGCTGTTCAAGCGGCCTATATTTCCTGGTATTGTGATCCCGATGCTGATCGACCGCAAGGAAGATATCGAATCGGTTCAAAATGCATTGGACAAGGACAATGGCAACGTGGGTTTGGTCTATGTGAAGGACCAGGTTGGAGACGAGATCGAATATTACGATTTGGGGACTATCTTCCATGTCTTCCGGTCTAATCCCATGCCCAATGGCAATTTGCAGATCCTCGGTCAGGCGGTGAAGCGCTTCCGGAAAAAACGTATTTCGCTGGTGGTACCCAGGCTGCGGTGGGAAGTGACCTATTATACGGACCCGGAGGATAAACCCGGCACCGAGCTGAAAGCCTACATGCTGGCGATCAGCACCCAGGTGAAGGAATTGCTGCAACTGAATCCTACCTTTAAGGAACAGGTCAACCAGCTGGTATCCCAGTTGAACTACGATACTCCCGGGCTGACCATGGACCTGATTTCCAACCTCCTCACCACCGACAGCGATGATCTGCAGCTGCTGCTCGAGAAGATTGATCTACAAGAGAGGGCTGAGTTCTTAATGGAATTGTTGCGGGAAGAGTACGAGGTGGCTAAGATCCAGCAGAAGATCAACGATCAGATCAACGAGAAAGTCCAGGAACAGCAACGGGAATTTTTCCTTAGAGAACAGCTCAGTGCGATCAAAAAGGAGCTGGGGCTGGAGAAAGATGAGACGGAGAATGAAGTTGAACAACTGCGCGAAAAACTGGCGGGCAAAAAATTACCTGCGGAGGCACAAAAAGTGGTTGATGAAGAGATCCAGAAGATGCAGGTCCTCAATCCACAGTCACCGGAATACAATGTCACGCGCAATTACCTCTTATTAATAGCTGATTTGCCCTGGGGAGTTTACTCCCAGGACAGTGTCGATATCAAAAAGGCCAGGCGCATTCTGGATCGCGATCACTACGGCTTGCAGGATGTAAAAGACCGCATCCTGGAGTATTTGAGCACCATCATCAAGCGGGGCAGGATAGGGGGATCCATCATCTGTCTGGTAGGCCCTCCTGGAGTCGGGAAGACTTCCATTGGCAAATCCATCGCTTCTGCATTGAATCGCAAGTTTTTCCGATTTTCGGTTGGCGGTATGCGTGATGAGGCAGAGATTAAAGGGCACCGTCGGACGTACATCGGTGCCATGCCGGGAAAAATCATCCAGAGCCTGAAACGGGTAGAGACCGCAAACCCGGTGATCATGCTGGATGAGATCGATAAGATCGGTATGTCCTTCCAGGGAGACCCAGCCAGTGCATTGCTGGAAGTCCTGGATCCTGAACAGAACCAGGAATTTATGGACCACTACCTGGATATCCCCTTTGACCTTTCCAATGTTCTCTTTGTAACCACGGCCAATCAGCTGGACACCATCCCGGGGCCCTTGCTGGATCGCATGGAGGTTATCCGACTATCCGGGTACATCATGGAGGAAAAGGTGGAAATTGCCCGGAAGTACCTGGTTCCCAAACAGCTGGAAGCCCATGGTTTTAAGCGCAACGAGATCACCTTCACCAAAACAGCTCTGAAATACATCATTGACAATTATGCCCGTGAAGCTGGGGTACGAAACCTGGAAAAAGCCATCCGGAGAATTATTCGCAAGGCTACCCTGGCCCTGGCTGAGGGACAGGAGGCTGACCTGCACATCGACAAAGAAGACGTTGAAAAATTCCTGGGTAAACCCATCTTTCACACCGAGCAGCTGTACGATAAGCCGATTCCCGGTGTCGTGCTGGGGCTGGCTTACACTTCTTTTGGAGGTGCCACGCTATACATCGAGGCTGCTGCCATCAAGTCGGCGCGCAGTGGGTTTAAACAAACCGGTCAACTGGGGAGTGTGATGCAGGAGTCTTCAGAAATAGCCTACAGTTATGTGCGTTCACTCCTGAGTCATGATGAGCGCTACAGTAAATTTTTTGATGAGAACTTTATCCATCTGCACGTACCAGCAGGAGCGACACCGAAGGATGGACCTTCTGCCGGGGTGACCATGGCCCTGGCCCTCTACTCCCTGGCCGTCAATAAAGCGGTCAAACCAGGGATCGCCATGACCGGTGAATTATCCCTCACGGGTAAGGTTTTGCCGATTGGTGGAGTTCAGGAGAAATCCATCGCGGCCAAACGAGTTGGTATCAAGGAGTTGATCTTTCCTTTAGAGAATAAAAACGACTTTGATACACTACCCGACTATGTCAAGAAGGGCCTTAAGGTACATTTCGCTGGTCATTTTTCCGACTTACTGGATGTCGCATTTCGAGGAAAACCACCTGTGACCTCCTGA
- a CDS encoding T9SS type A sorting domain-containing protein, translated as MSIAHRNCAVSCILRMVSLYVLILSSSHAVAQKAIRFDREGAYLEVPNKASLQTPEMTIEFWLYSESTSSAPGGEQTLFDKRGDDKGFNIRLAGEQYPLPVFSFYLPSNEIHAFPGIGGKRWTHFAYVFTRDSSKIYQNGELIAATSSSDYNTQSTAPLRIGEFLGYPGATFRFIGTMDEIRIWSKEISAALIQSRMHEKLTGAEANLELYLDFEFSDSDWVFDRSHNKNNAARFGNASIVTSTAPIGYVPLIAPPGFRSYGLDEVIQLEWKPVSGAKSYSIYRSTSANFETGASNRIASLDSDQIAYVDAGIERDKLYYYLMVANDADGHAGSFSGLSVSRTIHRADYQTGVYYYPWYQPELSHHLWPGQYARYYMVPTQPPELGHYSSASKAVINQHFDWMEASGIDFIVSSWWGPNSREDVVLKQNILPEIRNRDLKFAVYYESAILGFDNGQIEFNTANIAYFKDHFNYLADTYFSESNYLKINGKYVVFLYLEHIYSGQYQQAIQEVRQMLSAKGVDLFLIGDMDLYNPVDKDHISVLDGASPYISLQSMPAGKYPNDIDFLNHFAGAEASRQQELKSKSKLFIPDVYPGFNNRRIDDGFILPRQLSSEDPLTSVYEYTIKVSRPFIDPANQLVMITSWNEWHEDTEIEPTILTQPTNTDSSPTSKQYTLGYTFKGYGQDFLNLTRDLLGNPLTSGRHPGLDQEHRLFNAYPNPVSHEIYLDFGHTMNTIVWVRLYALNGQMIRQMQQTEISAGTYMIPLNSLSPGLYFLTATTDQGTQTQKILVE; from the coding sequence ATGTCCATTGCTCATCGGAACTGCGCGGTGTCCTGCATTCTTCGAATGGTTTCCCTCTATGTGTTGATCTTATCGAGTAGCCATGCTGTTGCTCAGAAAGCCATCCGTTTCGATCGGGAAGGCGCCTATCTGGAAGTGCCAAACAAGGCCAGTTTGCAAACGCCTGAGATGACCATCGAGTTCTGGCTCTATTCCGAATCCACATCCTCCGCTCCGGGAGGAGAACAAACCCTGTTTGACAAACGGGGAGATGACAAGGGGTTCAACATCCGTCTTGCCGGTGAGCAATATCCATTACCCGTATTTTCTTTCTATTTGCCCTCCAATGAAATTCATGCCTTCCCGGGCATAGGAGGTAAACGGTGGACCCATTTTGCTTATGTATTCACCAGGGACTCCAGTAAAATCTATCAGAATGGTGAATTAATTGCTGCCACCTCTTCAAGCGATTACAACACCCAGTCCACCGCCCCTTTACGCATCGGTGAATTTTTAGGTTATCCGGGAGCTACCTTCCGGTTTATTGGCACCATGGATGAAATCAGGATTTGGAGCAAAGAGATCTCCGCCGCGCTCATCCAATCGCGTATGCATGAGAAACTAACCGGGGCCGAAGCTAACCTGGAACTGTACCTGGATTTTGAATTTTCCGATAGTGACTGGGTATTTGACCGGTCTCATAACAAAAACAATGCTGCGCGGTTCGGGAATGCTTCCATTGTCACGTCAACTGCCCCTATTGGGTATGTCCCTCTAATTGCTCCTCCGGGTTTTCGCAGTTATGGCTTGGATGAAGTGATCCAGTTGGAATGGAAGCCGGTATCCGGAGCAAAATCGTATTCGATCTACCGGTCCACCTCGGCTAATTTCGAAACGGGCGCCTCCAATCGTATCGCTTCATTGGACTCCGATCAAATAGCTTATGTGGACGCAGGCATCGAACGGGATAAATTGTATTACTACCTGATGGTAGCTAATGATGCCGATGGGCATGCCGGGTCATTCAGCGGCCTTTCTGTATCGCGGACCATCCATCGGGCCGATTACCAGACCGGCGTCTATTATTACCCGTGGTACCAGCCCGAATTATCCCATCATCTGTGGCCCGGACAGTACGCACGTTATTACATGGTGCCCACTCAGCCCCCGGAACTTGGGCATTATTCCAGTGCCTCAAAAGCCGTTATCAATCAACATTTCGACTGGATGGAAGCATCCGGGATCGACTTTATTGTATCGAGTTGGTGGGGCCCAAATTCGCGGGAAGATGTAGTTTTAAAGCAAAACATCCTACCTGAGATCAGGAACAGGGATCTTAAGTTTGCCGTTTACTACGAATCAGCCATCTTGGGCTTTGACAATGGGCAAATCGAATTCAATACGGCCAACATCGCGTATTTTAAAGATCATTTCAATTATCTGGCAGACACCTACTTCAGCGAATCCAATTATCTGAAAATCAACGGCAAATACGTAGTTTTCTTATATCTCGAACACATTTATTCCGGCCAATACCAACAAGCCATCCAGGAAGTTCGGCAGATGCTGTCCGCTAAAGGAGTTGATCTGTTCCTGATTGGAGATATGGATCTTTATAATCCGGTTGATAAGGATCATATTTCGGTTTTGGATGGTGCATCACCATACATTTCCCTTCAATCCATGCCAGCCGGAAAATACCCCAATGATATTGATTTTCTCAATCACTTTGCTGGCGCGGAAGCTTCACGTCAGCAGGAATTAAAATCAAAAAGTAAGTTGTTTATACCAGATGTTTATCCTGGATTTAATAATCGGAGGATTGATGATGGATTCATTTTGCCCCGGCAATTATCAAGTGAAGATCCCCTGACATCCGTTTACGAATATACCATCAAAGTATCCCGCCCATTCATTGATCCTGCCAACCAACTGGTCATGATCACCAGTTGGAACGAATGGCATGAGGACACAGAGATCGAACCGACGATATTGACCCAGCCTACCAATACCGATAGCAGTCCAACGAGCAAACAATATACGCTGGGATATACCTTCAAAGGCTATGGGCAGGATTTCCTAAACCTGACCAGGGACCTGCTTGGCAATCCCCTGACTTCCGGAAGGCATCCGGGACTGGACCAAGAACATCGACTCTTTAATGCCTATCCCAATCCTGTAAGTCATGAGATCTACCTTGATTTTGGCCACACCATGAATACCATCGTTTGGGTCCGACTGTACGCCCTTAATGGACAAATGATCCGTCAGATGCAACAGACTGAGATATCCGCTGGCACCTATATGATCCCCCTGAATTCGCTGTCACCAGGTCTTTATTTCTTAACGGCAACTACTGATCAGGGAACACAAACCCAAAAAATCCTGGTCGAATAA